In Blautia wexlerae DSM 19850, a single window of DNA contains:
- a CDS encoding arsenate reductase family protein, translated as MSMKVLVYRKCSTCMKALKWLDEHNINYEERAIKEENPTYEELKKWYAKSGLPLKKFFNTGGMIYKEMGLKDKLKDMSEDEQLKLLATDGMLVKRPLVIGDDFVLTGFREKEWSEAMHM; from the coding sequence ATGTCTATGAAAGTTTTAGTTTACCGCAAATGCAGTACCTGCATGAAAGCCCTGAAATGGCTGGACGAACACAATATCAATTATGAAGAACGGGCTATTAAAGAAGAAAATCCTACTTACGAAGAACTGAAGAAATGGTACGCAAAAAGTGGTCTTCCACTGAAGAAATTCTTTAATACAGGCGGAATGATCTATAAGGAAATGGGATTAAAAGATAAGTTAAAAGATATGTCTGAAGATGAGCAGCTGAAACTCCTTGCTACAGATGGAATGCTGGTGAAACGGCCTCTGGTAATCGGAGATGACTTTGTACTTACCGGATTCAGGGAGAAAGAATGGAGCGAGGCTATGCACATGTGA
- a CDS encoding response regulator transcription factor produces MEQLLIIEDDIGLNQGLSKALKADDRQIISCHDLKAAREQLLCGSVSLILLDINLPDGSGLELLREVKENMPGVPVILLTANDTDLDIVDGLERGADDYITKPFSLSVLRARVNTQLRKQASNHKNVSIHIDLFHFDFEAMTFYVGDSKVELSKTEQKLLRLLVENRGRTMTRGDLVDRIWTDGAEYVDENALSVTIKRLRDKLGAQKYIKTVYGIGYSWVIKDE; encoded by the coding sequence ATGGAACAATTATTGATTATTGAAGATGATATAGGGTTGAATCAGGGTTTAAGTAAAGCATTGAAAGCAGATGACCGTCAGATTATATCCTGCCATGATCTAAAAGCGGCAAGAGAGCAATTGCTTTGCGGTAGTGTATCCCTAATCCTGTTGGATATCAATCTGCCAGATGGCAGTGGGCTTGAGCTGCTCCGGGAAGTCAAGGAAAACATGCCCGGAGTTCCTGTTATTCTGCTGACTGCCAATGACACCGATCTGGACATCGTAGACGGACTGGAGAGGGGCGCTGATGATTACATTACCAAGCCCTTTTCTCTTTCGGTTTTGCGGGCAAGGGTGAATACCCAACTGCGAAAGCAAGCGTCAAACCATAAAAATGTATCGATCCATATTGATCTATTTCACTTTGACTTTGAGGCTATGACCTTTTATGTGGGAGATTCAAAAGTGGAATTGAGTAAAACAGAACAAAAATTACTGCGTCTGCTTGTTGAAAATCGTGGTCGAACCATGACCCGTGGAGACCTTGTCGACCGGATCTGGACAGATGGCGCAGAATATGTGGATGAAAATGCTTTGTCCGTTACAATCAAGCGTCTGAGGGATAAGCTTGGTGCACAAAAGTACATTAAAACCGTCTATGGAATCGGTTATAGCTGGGTGATAAAAGATGAATAA
- a CDS encoding urease accessory protein UreD produces MDNKFGKISRISACAALKDGRTILEDLSFTAPYKIMMPFEKENGGIQIMPLCASAGIMAGDSQEFSYHVKEGADLEVLSQSFEKIHKMDEGSAARTIEVQVDKNATLYYYPQPVIPFAQSAFDSKMTIHLEDETSRLFLLEIISCGRNAHDERFQYRRFSSKVLLYRGDKLIYRDNTSYEPDKMPMEGIGMYEGYTHMANLFLSKICSRDGESCSQESGSVKSADSAINLELQEKIWQILDEDSEIDGGVTRLTTGDLALRIFGYRAQKLQQVAEKIKKLYEKEQI; encoded by the coding sequence ATGGATAACAAATTCGGAAAAATATCCCGCATCAGCGCCTGCGCAGCCTTAAAAGACGGAAGGACTATTCTGGAAGATCTGTCTTTTACAGCACCATACAAGATCATGATGCCTTTCGAAAAAGAAAACGGTGGGATCCAGATCATGCCGCTCTGTGCTTCCGCAGGAATTATGGCAGGCGATTCCCAGGAATTTTCCTATCATGTAAAGGAAGGCGCAGACCTGGAAGTCCTGTCCCAGTCCTTTGAGAAAATCCACAAAATGGACGAAGGCTCAGCCGCCCGAACCATTGAAGTGCAGGTAGACAAAAACGCCACATTATATTACTATCCACAGCCGGTGATTCCTTTCGCACAGTCAGCCTTTGACAGCAAGATGACTATCCATCTGGAAGACGAAACCTCCCGTTTATTCCTGCTGGAGATCATCTCCTGTGGTCGAAACGCTCATGACGAACGTTTTCAGTACCGCAGATTCTCCTCAAAAGTCCTGTTGTACAGAGGAGACAAACTGATTTATCGTGATAATACCAGCTACGAACCGGACAAAATGCCCATGGAAGGAATCGGAATGTACGAGGGCTACACACATATGGCAAACCTGTTTCTTTCTAAGATCTGCAGCAGAGATGGTGAAAGTTGCAGTCAGGAATCCGGGAGTGTAAAGTCAGCAGATTCAGCAATCAATCTGGAACTTCAGGAAAAAATCTGGCAGATCCTTGATGAAGATTCGGAAATAGATGGAGGCGTTACCCGTCTCACAACCGGAGATCTGGCGTTGAGAATCTTCGGTTATCGTGCTCAGAAACTGCAGCAGGTAGCGGAAAAAATCAAGAAATTATACGAAAAAGAACAAATATAA
- the pstC gene encoding phosphate ABC transporter permease subunit PstC, with translation MNHFKEKAMKCVFLIAACTSVLAVFLICAFLFANGVLAIGKIGPLKFLLGTKWKPSNDIFGILPMIVASIYVTAGAILLGVPIALFTSVFMARYCPKKIYRPLKSGIELMAGVPSIVYGFFGLILIVPLIRQIFGGTGTSMLAACVLLGMMILPTIIGVTESAIRSVPESYYEGSLALGATKERSIFFVMLPAAKSGILAAVVLGIGRAIGETMAVVMVAGNQPRMPQGILKGVRTMTANIVTEMGYATGLHREALIATAVVLFIFILIINLSLSLLNRRAEHAN, from the coding sequence ATGAACCACTTTAAAGAAAAAGCAATGAAATGTGTATTTCTGATCGCAGCCTGTACTTCAGTGTTGGCAGTGTTTCTGATCTGTGCATTTCTGTTTGCAAATGGTGTCCTGGCTATCGGGAAAATCGGTCCGCTGAAGTTCCTGCTGGGAACAAAGTGGAAGCCGTCAAATGATATTTTTGGAATCCTTCCAATGATCGTAGCAAGTATCTATGTAACTGCAGGTGCCATTCTCCTGGGTGTGCCGATTGCACTCTTTACTTCTGTTTTTATGGCACGTTACTGCCCGAAGAAAATTTACAGACCATTGAAATCAGGAATTGAATTGATGGCAGGTGTACCTTCTATTGTATATGGTTTTTTTGGCCTGATTCTCATTGTTCCTCTGATCAGACAGATTTTCGGCGGAACAGGAACCAGTATGCTGGCAGCCTGTGTTCTGCTTGGAATGATGATCCTGCCGACTATCATCGGAGTTACGGAATCTGCGATCCGCAGCGTACCTGAGAGTTATTACGAAGGTTCACTGGCACTGGGAGCAACCAAGGAGAGAAGCATCTTTTTTGTCATGCTTCCGGCAGCAAAATCAGGTATTCTGGCAGCAGTAGTACTTGGAATCGGTCGTGCGATCGGTGAGACAATGGCAGTTGTAATGGTTGCAGGTAACCAGCCGAGAATGCCACAGGGAATCCTGAAAGGTGTCCGTACAATGACTGCAAATATCGTCACTGAGATGGGTTATGCAACAGGTCTTCACAGAGAAGCTCTGATCGCAACAGCAGTTGTGTTATTTATCTTTATTCTTATCATTAACCTGAGTCTTTCTTTACTGAACAGGAGGGCAGAACATGCAAATTGA
- the ureG gene encoding urease accessory protein UreG yields the protein MSYVKIGVAGPVGSGKTALIEALSRKMAKDYSIGVITNDIYTKEDAQFLAKNSVLPVERIIGVETGGCPHTAIREDASMNLEAVDEMMERFPDIELLFIESGGDNLSATFSPELVDATIFVIDVAEGDKIPRKGGPGITRSDLLVINKIDLAPYVGASLEVMERDSKKMRGDRPFQFTNIRGDENVDKVVEWIKKNVLLEGM from the coding sequence ATGTCATACGTAAAAATCGGAGTTGCCGGACCTGTGGGTTCCGGAAAAACAGCACTTATTGAAGCACTGTCAAGAAAGATGGCAAAGGATTACAGCATTGGTGTCATCACAAATGATATCTACACAAAAGAAGACGCCCAGTTCCTTGCAAAGAACAGCGTTCTTCCTGTAGAGAGGATCATTGGTGTAGAGACAGGCGGATGCCCTCACACAGCCATACGTGAAGACGCTTCCATGAATCTGGAAGCAGTAGATGAGATGATGGAACGCTTCCCTGATATTGAACTTCTTTTTATCGAAAGCGGCGGAGATAACCTGTCTGCAACATTCAGTCCGGAGCTGGTAGATGCAACCATCTTCGTCATTGATGTAGCAGAAGGAGATAAGATTCCGCGTAAAGGCGGTCCTGGAATCACACGTTCTGATCTTCTTGTAATTAATAAGATAGACTTGGCTCCATATGTAGGTGCAAGTCTTGAAGTAATGGAAAGAGATTCCAAAAAAATGCGTGGTGACAGACCATTCCAGTTTACAAATATCCGCGGAGATGAGAACGTAGATAAAGTGGTAGAGTGGATCAAGAAAAACGTACTCCTGGAAGGAATGTAA
- a CDS encoding C-GCAxxG-C-C family protein, translated as MKNLRCEKAVEKKHNGYNCAQAVACSFCKEASMDEDTLKKITQGFGAGLGTMAGTCGAISGAAVVAGLINQDKAGTSQTVRSVMNQFKQQNGTVICKDLKGVETGKVIRSCDDCVRDAVKFLEDALKSEN; from the coding sequence ATGAAAAATTTAAGATGTGAAAAAGCAGTAGAAAAGAAACATAACGGCTATAACTGTGCACAGGCTGTGGCCTGTTCTTTCTGTAAAGAGGCATCTATGGATGAGGATACACTCAAAAAGATCACACAGGGATTCGGTGCAGGTCTTGGCACTATGGCCGGTACATGCGGAGCAATCTCCGGTGCTGCAGTTGTAGCTGGACTTATTAACCAGGACAAAGCCGGAACCTCTCAGACTGTCCGCTCTGTCATGAATCAGTTTAAACAGCAGAATGGAACTGTAATATGTAAAGACTTAAAGGGTGTGGAAACCGGAAAGGTAATCCGCTCCTGTGATGACTGTGTCAGAGATGCGGTGAAATTCCTGGAAGACGCATTAAAATCAGAAAATTGA
- a CDS encoding ABC transporter permease, with the protein MNVKNRKCIRKLSLKSLYANRRRNLIAIFAIALTTLLFTSMFTIVLSLNASYETYQFRQVGGYAHGTFKDVSPEQAERIAAHPKVKATGARKVIGITAEGVFAKIPAEISYMDANCTKWSYATPTTGRMPESGKEVAMDTAALQLLGVTPELGAEVTVSYSITDKDQTAFTVTDTFTLVGYWDYDELMPVHYINISRDYADDIEAQAVKTGLQPFRTDLNVMLTSGTNIQGQMEQVDTDLGYTWDSYTDPNSVRIGVNWGYTSSQLESQLDPELMIAIAAFLLLVIFTGYLIIYNIFQISVAGDIRFYGLLKTIGTTPRQLKRIIRQQALLLCLIGIPAGLLLGYGIGAVLMPVVLHSIQLNTGITTISTSPVIFLGSMLFALLTVLLSCSKPGKMAAKVSPVEATKYTDVMQTKKKRRSIRGAKLHQMAFANLVRNKKKTVLVVLSLALSVTLFNALCAFVGGFSMEKYVSAMTCADFIVSTPDYFRYNPADEFITPEQIGEIAANTKASLSGTGYAVRKPAYLWMTEDALRQDYARYESAEQLDTHMSRMEHRGNMVMGDTRIEALDNSLFDKLQVLDGDISPMLEPDNNAIAIAVSLDDYGNLLNPEYYPKVGDTITATYADDVKYIDSRTGELRTEDTPEEYRQKKLYGARDVEYTVCALVELPNSMSYRYSGVGYDAVLSVDTAQRDSGGAAIPMLYLFDTADEADEAEAEQYLSKLTAGEFSPLMYESKATARSEFAQFRQMFLLIGGILCAIIGLVGLLNFFNAMMTGILSRRREFAVLQAVGMTNRQLKTMLIYEGLFYAMSSVAVAFILSLAVGPLAGKMLGSMFWFFEYQFTILPVLLTIPVFLLLGWLIPCMMYDNAAKCSVVEQLRDAQ; encoded by the coding sequence ATGAATGTCAAAAACAGAAAATGTATTCGAAAGCTCAGCTTAAAATCTCTTTATGCGAACCGTCGCCGCAATCTGATCGCTATTTTTGCCATTGCGCTGACCACGCTGCTATTTACCTCCATGTTCACCATTGTCTTGTCGTTGAACGCCAGCTATGAAACCTACCAGTTTCGGCAGGTAGGCGGCTATGCGCATGGCACCTTTAAGGATGTTTCCCCCGAGCAGGCGGAACGCATCGCTGCCCACCCAAAGGTAAAGGCTACGGGGGCACGGAAGGTAATCGGTATCACTGCGGAGGGGGTCTTTGCCAAAATACCGGCAGAGATCAGCTACATGGATGCCAACTGCACTAAATGGAGCTATGCCACCCCTACTACCGGACGGATGCCCGAAAGCGGCAAAGAGGTAGCCATGGATACGGCAGCGTTGCAGCTGCTTGGCGTAACGCCGGAGCTGGGCGCCGAGGTCACGGTTTCCTATTCCATTACGGACAAGGATCAAACCGCCTTTACTGTAACAGATACCTTTACGCTGGTGGGCTATTGGGACTATGATGAACTAATGCCTGTTCATTACATCAACATCAGCCGTGATTACGCAGATGACATCGAAGCGCAGGCAGTGAAAACAGGTTTACAGCCTTTCCGCACCGATTTGAATGTCATGCTGACCTCCGGCACAAACATTCAAGGGCAGATGGAGCAGGTGGATACCGATCTTGGCTACACATGGGACAGCTATACTGATCCCAACAGCGTCCGGATCGGCGTCAACTGGGGATATACCTCATCCCAGCTGGAATCGCAGCTCGATCCAGAGCTGATGATCGCCATAGCAGCTTTTTTGCTGCTGGTGATTTTCACGGGGTATCTTATCATCTATAACATTTTTCAGATCTCTGTTGCGGGGGATATCCGGTTTTACGGACTTCTGAAAACCATTGGCACAACGCCCCGGCAGCTCAAACGCATCATTCGCCAGCAGGCACTTCTGCTTTGTCTGATCGGCATTCCGGCGGGGCTGCTGCTGGGCTACGGCATCGGCGCTGTTTTGATGCCTGTTGTCTTGCACTCCATCCAGTTGAATACAGGCATCACCACCATCAGCACTTCGCCTGTGATCTTCCTTGGTTCTATGCTGTTCGCCTTGTTGACGGTGCTTTTGTCCTGTTCCAAGCCCGGAAAAATGGCAGCCAAGGTCTCTCCGGTGGAGGCTACCAAATATACGGATGTGATGCAGACCAAGAAAAAACGGCGCAGCATCCGAGGAGCAAAGCTCCATCAGATGGCCTTTGCCAATCTGGTACGAAACAAGAAAAAGACGGTACTGGTGGTGTTGTCTCTGGCACTGTCGGTGACACTGTTCAATGCGCTGTGTGCCTTTGTGGGCGGCTTCAGCATGGAGAAGTATGTATCCGCCATGACCTGCGCCGATTTTATCGTCAGCACTCCCGACTATTTTCGTTATAACCCAGCAGATGAATTCATCACGCCGGAACAGATCGGAGAGATCGCAGCAAACACAAAGGCCAGTCTTTCCGGCACGGGATATGCTGTGCGAAAACCCGCATATCTGTGGATGACGGAGGATGCTCTGCGGCAGGACTATGCAAGGTACGAAAGCGCCGAGCAGTTGGACACCCATATGAGCCGCATGGAGCACCGGGGCAATATGGTGATGGGAGATACCAGAATCGAGGCTCTGGATAACAGTCTGTTTGACAAGCTGCAAGTGCTCGACGGAGATATTTCTCCTATGCTGGAGCCGGACAATAACGCCATTGCCATTGCGGTTTCCTTAGATGACTACGGTAATCTGCTCAATCCTGAATACTACCCCAAGGTGGGAGACACGATCACGGCTACCTATGCGGATGATGTGAAATATATCGACAGCCGCACCGGAGAACTCCGCACCGAAGATACACCGGAGGAGTACCGTCAGAAAAAACTGTATGGAGCCAGAGATGTAGAGTACACGGTCTGCGCCTTGGTAGAACTTCCGAATTCCATGAGTTATCGTTATAGCGGCGTTGGCTATGATGCAGTTTTGTCTGTGGACACCGCACAGAGGGACAGCGGTGGTGCAGCCATTCCGATGCTCTACCTGTTCGACACAGCGGACGAAGCGGACGAGGCCGAAGCAGAGCAATATCTATCGAAGCTCACTGCCGGTGAGTTTTCGCCCTTGATGTATGAAAGCAAGGCCACGGCTCGCTCTGAATTTGCTCAGTTCCGGCAGATGTTCCTTCTGATAGGTGGTATCCTCTGTGCTATCATCGGGCTGGTGGGACTCTTAAATTTCTTCAACGCCATGATGACCGGTATTCTTTCCCGCCGCCGTGAATTTGCTGTGCTTCAGGCTGTAGGAATGACGAACCGGCAGCTCAAAACCATGCTGATCTACGAGGGATTGTTTTACGCAATGTCCTCCGTAGCAGTGGCCTTTATTCTGTCGCTGGCGGTGGGACCTCTTGCAGGAAAAATGCTGGGCAGTATGTTCTGGTTCTTTGAGTATCAATTCACCATTCTGCCTGTCCTGCTGACAATTCCGGTATTTCTTCTGCTGGGGTGGCTGATTCCTTGCATGATGTATGACAACGCAGCGAAATGCAGCGTTGTAGAGCAATTAAGGGATGCTCAATGA
- the pstA gene encoding phosphate ABC transporter permease PstA translates to MQIDTAAAIDLSKEKKQNESSFSDQMKAYIKHPGSGVLALLTLLGAVLTFALLFFLIGYILVKGVPYLSTDLFSLTYNSENLSLLPSLINTFILTVVSLVIAAPLGIFAAIYLVEYAKKGSKLVNVIRITAETLSGIPSIVYGLFGMLFFVTALHWGLSLLSGAFTLVIMILPLIMRTAEEALKSVPDSYREASFGLGAGKLRTIFTIVLPSAVPGILAGVILAIGRVIGETAALIYTAGTVAEVPKNLMGSGRTLALHMYVLSGEGLHMNQASATAVVILAFVLVINFLSGAVAKRIAKG, encoded by the coding sequence ATGCAAATTGATACAGCAGCGGCAATTGATTTGTCCAAAGAAAAAAAGCAGAATGAGTCTTCTTTCTCAGATCAGATGAAGGCATATATTAAGCATCCGGGATCAGGTGTTCTTGCATTGCTTACCCTTTTAGGTGCAGTCCTGACATTTGCATTACTGTTCTTTCTGATCGGATATATTCTGGTCAAGGGCGTACCGTATCTGTCAACAGACTTGTTCAGTTTAACTTATAATTCAGAGAATCTTTCCTTACTTCCTTCTCTGATCAACACATTCATCCTGACGGTTGTTTCACTTGTAATCGCAGCACCGCTGGGAATCTTTGCAGCCATCTATCTGGTAGAATATGCGAAAAAAGGAAGTAAGCTTGTAAATGTGATCCGTATTACAGCAGAAACACTTTCAGGAATTCCTTCTATTGTATATGGCCTTTTCGGTATGCTGTTTTTCGTAACAGCACTGCATTGGGGACTTTCTCTTCTGTCCGGTGCTTTCACATTGGTAATTATGATTCTTCCTCTGATCATGCGTACTGCGGAAGAAGCCCTGAAATCTGTTCCTGATTCTTATCGTGAAGCCAGCTTTGGACTTGGAGCAGGTAAACTTCGTACCATCTTCACCATTGTTCTGCCATCAGCAGTACCTGGTATTCTGGCAGGTGTGATCCTGGCCATCGGACGTGTGATCGGCGAAACAGCAGCCCTGATTTATACAGCAGGTACAGTTGCAGAGGTACCGAAGAACTTGATGGGTTCCGGACGTACTCTGGCACTTCATATGTATGTGCTGTCAGGTGAGGGCCTTCATATGAATCAGGCATCTGCAACAGCAGTTGTTATTCTGGCATTTGTTCTTGTAATCAATTTCCTGTCCGGAGCAGTTGCCAAACGAATTGCGAAAGGATAA
- a CDS encoding substrate-binding domain-containing protein produces MKKKIATILTAAVIGATAFTTIVSAASGDITVVSREDGSGTRGAFVELFGIEEEKDGEKVDMTTDEASVTNSTSVMMTTVAGDENAIGYISLGSLDDTVKAVKIDGVEATVDNVSNDSYKIARPFNILTSDKESDAAKDFVNYIMSSDGQKIVEDNGYIKEAADAKAYEAADGVSGKVVVAGSSSVTPVMEKLAEGYEAVNKDVTVEVQQSDSTTGVNMAAEGTADIGMASRDLKDEEKDLGLTATVIARDGIAVIVNKDNDVDELTSDQVKAVYTGETTTWEDLAK; encoded by the coding sequence ATGAAGAAAAAAATCGCAACAATCCTTACAGCAGCAGTTATCGGAGCAACAGCTTTCACAACAATCGTAAGTGCAGCAAGCGGAGACATCACAGTTGTATCCCGTGAAGATGGTTCCGGTACACGTGGAGCATTCGTAGAACTGTTTGGAATTGAAGAAGAAAAAGACGGTGAGAAAGTAGATATGACTACAGATGAAGCAAGTGTAACAAACAGCACATCTGTTATGATGACAACTGTTGCAGGTGATGAAAATGCAATCGGTTATATCTCACTTGGTTCTCTGGATGATACAGTAAAGGCAGTTAAGATCGACGGTGTAGAAGCTACTGTAGATAATGTTTCCAATGATTCTTACAAGATCGCACGTCCATTCAACATCCTTACATCTGATAAAGAAAGCGATGCAGCAAAGGATTTTGTAAACTACATTATGAGCTCTGACGGACAGAAGATCGTAGAGGACAACGGATATATCAAAGAAGCAGCAGATGCTAAGGCTTATGAAGCAGCAGACGGAGTTTCCGGTAAAGTAGTAGTTGCAGGTTCTTCTTCAGTAACACCGGTTATGGAGAAACTTGCAGAAGGCTATGAAGCAGTAAACAAAGACGTAACTGTAGAAGTTCAGCAGAGTGATTCCACAACAGGTGTAAACATGGCAGCAGAAGGAACAGCAGATATCGGTATGGCATCCCGTGACCTGAAAGATGAAGAGAAAGACCTTGGTCTTACAGCTACAGTTATCGCAAGAGATGGTATCGCAGTTATTGTAAACAAAGACAATGATGTTGATGAACTTACAAGCGATCAGGTAAAGGCTGTATACACAGGCGAGACTACTACATGGGAAGATCTTGCTAAATAA
- a CDS encoding HAMP domain-containing sensor histidine kinase, producing the protein MEEIERMLDAAMTGSFSETNFDESQLSALETKFAHYLSAAEASYRNVAQEKDKIKTLIADISHQTKTPIANLLLYSELLMEETLPASTKANVEALYKQSEKLRFLIDSLVKLSRLENGIISLSPQQAALQPLLESVVEQYAAKASEKGLSLQLQDTNAFAVFDFKWTAEALANIVDNAIKYTEHGTIRISAVSYELFERIDISDTGTGISESEQAKIFARFYRSNSVQKQEGVGIGLYLARQIISGEGGYIKVASVPGKGSTFSIFLPK; encoded by the coding sequence ATGGAAGAAATCGAAAGGATGCTGGACGCTGCCATGACCGGTTCCTTTTCTGAAACCAATTTTGATGAAAGCCAGCTGTCTGCATTGGAAACGAAGTTTGCGCACTATCTTTCCGCCGCAGAAGCATCTTATCGAAATGTAGCGCAGGAAAAAGACAAAATCAAAACCTTGATTGCGGACATCTCCCACCAGACAAAAACGCCGATTGCAAACCTGCTGTTATACAGCGAGCTTTTGATGGAGGAAACTCTGCCTGCATCAACGAAGGCAAATGTGGAGGCATTGTACAAACAATCGGAAAAGCTGCGATTTTTGATCGATTCTCTCGTAAAGCTTTCCAGACTGGAAAATGGGATCATTTCACTCTCCCCTCAGCAAGCAGCGCTGCAGCCGCTGCTTGAAAGCGTAGTAGAACAATATGCCGCCAAGGCTTCTGAAAAAGGATTGTCTTTGCAACTGCAAGATACCAATGCTTTTGCTGTATTCGACTTCAAATGGACAGCGGAAGCGCTGGCTAATATCGTAGACAATGCCATCAAATATACAGAGCATGGCACAATCAGGATTTCTGCTGTAAGCTATGAACTGTTTGAAAGGATCGATATATCGGATACTGGCACAGGCATTTCGGAAAGTGAGCAAGCGAAGATATTTGCTCGCTTTTACCGCTCAAATAGTGTGCAGAAACAAGAAGGGGTCGGCATTGGCTTATACCTTGCCCGACAGATCATATCCGGAGAGGGCGGTTATATCAAGGTTGCTTCCGTTCCGGGAAAAGGAAGTACGTTTTCCATATTTCTGCCGAAATAA
- a CDS encoding ABC transporter ATP-binding protein, producing the protein MEVLQAKNLRKIYGSGNNAVHALDGVDLSVKKGEFVAIVGTSGSGKSTLLHMLGGLDRPTSGTVMVDGQDIFSLREEALTIFRRRKIGFVFQAYNLVPVLNVYENIVLPIELDGGKVNKDFVQQIVQTLGLDDRLDALPNQLSGGQQQRVAIARALAAAPAIILADEPTGNLDSKTSQDVLSLLKVTSQKFAQTIVMITHNEEIAQMADRIIRIEDGRIVSQN; encoded by the coding sequence ATGGAAGTTTTACAGGCAAAAAACCTGAGAAAGATTTATGGCTCCGGCAATAACGCAGTTCATGCGTTGGATGGAGTTGATTTAAGTGTAAAGAAGGGCGAATTTGTTGCAATTGTCGGCACATCCGGCTCCGGCAAATCCACGCTGCTGCACATGCTGGGCGGGCTGGATCGCCCTACAAGTGGCACGGTCATGGTGGACGGACAGGATATTTTCTCCCTGAGGGAGGAAGCGCTGACCATCTTCCGCCGCAGGAAAATCGGCTTTGTGTTCCAAGCATATAATCTTGTTCCGGTGCTGAATGTGTATGAAAATATTGTTCTACCCATTGAGCTGGACGGTGGCAAGGTCAATAAGGATTTCGTACAGCAGATTGTACAGACACTTGGGCTGGATGATCGTCTGGATGCGCTGCCCAATCAGCTCTCAGGCGGTCAACAGCAGCGAGTAGCCATTGCCCGTGCGCTGGCGGCAGCACCCGCTATCATTCTGGCAGATGAACCCACCGGCAATCTGGATTCCAAAACCAGCCAGGATGTATTGAGCCTTTTGAAAGTCACCAGTCAAAAGTTCGCCCAGACAATCGTAATGATCACTCACAACGAAGAAATTGCGCAGATGGCAGACCGCATTATCCGTATCGAAGATGGTCGGATCGTCTCCCAGAACTAA